A window of the Brassica oleracea var. oleracea cultivar TO1000 chromosome C1, BOL, whole genome shotgun sequence genome harbors these coding sequences:
- the LOC106332928 gene encoding uncharacterized protein LOC106332928, translating to MGDETEDINAMKIKETGPSSIKFPMLNSSNYAVWAMRMKIALKVNKAWEAIDPGSKAEEKNDMAIALLFHSIPEALTLQVGDLDKAKTIWNAIKTRHVGAERVREARLQTLMAEFDRLKMK from the coding sequence ATGGGAGATGAGACAGAAGATATTAATGCGATGAAGATCAAAGAAACCGGCCCCTCCTCCATAAAATTTCCAATGCTAAACTCCTCAAACTATGCGGTGTGGGCTATGCGTATGAAGATAGCACTCAAGGTCAACAAAGCGTGGGAGGCTATAGACCCCGGAAGTAAAGCTGAAGAAAAGAACGATATGGCTATTGCCTTGCTATTTCATTCTATACCCGAGGCCTTAACACTACAAGTTGGTGACCTAGATAAAGCTAAAACAATTTGGAATGCGATTAAAACCCGACATGTTGGAGCTGAGAGAGTTAGAGAAGCAAGACTACAAACCCTAATGGCAGAGTTTGATAGACTTAAGATGAAATAA
- the LOC106342309 gene encoding autophagy-related protein 8f-like, with protein sequence MAKSTFKEEHDLEKRSAEAARIREKYPDRIPVIVEKGEKSDIPTIDKKKYLVPADLTVGQFVYVIRKRIKLSAEKAIFIFVDNVLPPTGALMSAVYEEKKDDDGFLYVTYSGENTFGSP encoded by the exons ATGGCAAAGAGCACATTCAAGGAAGAGCATGACCTAG AGAAAAGAAGTGCAGAGGCTGCTCGGATTAGAGAGAAATATCCAGATAGGATTCCG GTGATTGTTGAGAAGGGGGAGAAGAGTGATATACCAACCATCGACAAGAAAAA ATACCTAGTCCCAGCTGATCTGACAGTGGGGCAATTCGTGTATGTCATTCGCAAAAGAATCAAACTGAGTGCTGAAAAGGCTATCTTTATCTTTGTGGACAATGTTCTTCCTCCAACTG GTGCACTAATGTCTGCTGTGTACGAAGAGAAAAAGGATGACGATGGCTTTCTCTATGTCACTTACAGCGGAGAGAACACATTTGGATCTCCATAG
- the LOC106332940 gene encoding multiprotein-bridging factor 1b-like — MAGVGPMTQDWEPVVIRKKTPNAAAKRDEKTVNAARRSGAEIESVRKHNAGTNKAASSGTSLNTKRLDDDTENLAHERVPTELKKAIMQARGEKKLTQSQLAQIYGGNMKMCWLCS; from the exons ATGGCAGGAGTAGGACCGATGACTCAGGATTGGGAGCCCGTGGTGATCCGTAAGAAGACTCCCAACGCTGCCGCCAAGCGCGACGAGAAGACTGTCAACGCTGCTCGGAGAAGCGGCGCCGAAATCGAATCCGTCAGAAAAC ACAATGCTGGAACAAACAAGGCGGCTTCAAGTGGCACCTCCTTGAACACCAAGAGGCTTGATGATGACACTGAGAACTTAGCTC ATGAACGTGTGCCAACTGAGTTGAAGAAAGCAATCATGCAAGCCCGAGGGGAGAAGAAACTCACACAGTCCCAACTCGCTCAA ATTTATGGCGGTAATATGAAGATGTGTTGGTTGTGTAGCTGA
- the LOC106298484 gene encoding root meristem growth factor 6-like — protein MSWSVRSGFVLVFCFILLLLASNVGCANARRLGFHKHHHKIQKVASSVQDVVNGGGRKRALGGVETGGEVVVMDYPQPHRKPPIHNEKA, from the coding sequence ATGTCTTGGTCTGTGAGGAGTGGATTTGTGTTGGTGTTCTGTTTCATTCTTCTGCTTTTGGCATCCAATGTTGGATGTGCTAATGCTCGTCGTCTAGGATTTCACAAGCATCATCACAAGATCCAAAAGGTTGCTTCTTCAGTACAAGACGTTGTCAATGGTGGAGGAAGGAAGAGGGCTTTGGGTGGAGTAGAGACGGGGGGAGAAGTAGTGGTCATGGATTATCCTCAGCCTCATCGCAAGCCTCCCATTCACAACGAGAAGGCTTAA